From the genome of Trichoplusia ni isolate ovarian cell line Hi5 chromosome 26, tn1, whole genome shotgun sequence, one region includes:
- the LOC113505469 gene encoding zinc finger imprinted 3-like has protein sequence MSEEAACRCCLLRPPEKDLKTEYTRLGATEIYGDMLKDCFEIHITPSPDDADGICMVCIARLRDANDFKLQVQQCQKDFQAKLNAYSVKEETTPKVKEEIEDLDDENGIYFLELKDEISDDFDDFKDEDDNKKLAEMLGFKDVTIKKHSTKRRTKKLIMDKTGTDLKAKNRSMKISFRALSHMNKLLKPVKVSPSIRLVSDNTKHKVNIDNLLKHSNCTPFLNKTLAGLICAYCKSTYQDLNLLQTHIQETHSTDNLIDNKRMDRNNLSIKIDVTDLKCKLCNLNVDTIANLKKHLIKDHDVKFYPDVKDYVLEFKLTDGEILNCALCNSTFETFKMLLQHMNGHYRNYICEICDLGFINKHKLRNHQRTHDIGSFNCSFCEKVFTTRVRKLCHEKYTHNSNARYTTNCPHCDQSFTSYYRRNRHMSVEHNSAAATYKCNICDKSFILKSKLTSHIKKVHLMERNHICSECGQGFFIKQSLDEHMIKHNGERVFKCTVCSKAYARKKTLREHMRIHNNDRRFKCGVCALAFVQKCSLKSHMLSNHGITLAEYENSRTENSP, from the exons ATGTCCGAAGAGGCTGCTTGCCGCTGCTGCCTGCTGCGACCTCCCGAGAAGGACTTGAAGACTGAATACACAAGATTAGGGGCAACAGAAATTTATGGAGATATGTTGAAGGATTGCTTCGAAATTCAC ATAACACCAAGCCCAGATGACGCGGATGGCATCTGCATGGTCTGCATCGCACGGCTGCGCGATGCAAACGACTTCAAGTTACAAGTGCAACAGTGCCAGAAGGACTTTCAAGCTAAACTTAATGCATATAGTGTTAAAG AAGAGACAACTCCTAAGGTGAAGGAAGAAATCGAAGATCTAGATGACGAGAATGGAATATATTTTCTAG aaTTAAAGGACGAGATATCAGACGATTTTGACGACTTTAAAGACGAGGATGACAACAAGAAGTTGGCGGAGATGCTGGGTTTTAAAGATGTCACAATTAAGAAACACTCCACCAAGCGACGCACCAAGAAACTTATTATGGATAAGACGGGGACTG atcTGAAAGCCAAGAACCGTTCGATGAAGATATCTTTTCGTGCCCTCTCTCATATGAACAAGCTGCTTAAGCCAGTCaag GTATCTCCTTCAATAAGACTAGTGAGTGACAACACAAAACACAAAGTGAACATCGACAACTTACTCAAACATTCCAACTGCACGCCGTTCTTGAACAAAACTCTCGCTG GCCTCATCTGCGCATACTGCAAAAGTACTTATCAAGACCTGAACTTACTTCAAACGCACATACAAGAGACCCACTCAACAGACAACCTTATCGATAACAAACGGATGGACAGAAACAACCTCTCAATAAAAATTGACGTCACAGACTTAAAATGCAAGTTATGCAACCTCAACGTCGACACCATagccaatttaaaaaaacacctGATCAAAGACCACGATGTCAAGTTTTATCCCGACGTAAAAGACTATGTACTAGAATTCAAATTGACAGATGGTGAAATTTTAAACTGCGCCCTCTGTAACTCAACATTTGAaactttcaaaatgttattacaaCATATGAACGGACATTACAGGAATTATATTTGCGAAATATGCGATTTGGGGTTCATTAATAAGCATAAATTGAGGAATCATCAGCGTACACACGATATAGGCAGTTTCAATTGTTCGTTCTGTGAAAAAGTCTTTACAACAAGAGTCCGGAAGTTGTGTCACGAGAAATACACTCACAATTCGAACGCTCGTTATACAACTAATTGCCCGCACTGCGATCAGTCTTTTACAAGTTATTACAGACGAAATAGGCATATGTCTGTTGAACATAATTCCGCGGCGGCGACTTACAAATGTAATATATGCGACAAATCCTTCATTTTGAAATCGAAACTGACATCTCACATAAAGAAAGTACATCTAATGGAACGCAATCATATTTGCAGCGAATGCGGACAAGGTTTCTTTATAAAACAGTCGTTAGATGAGCATATGATTAAGCATAATGGCGAAAGGGTTTTCAAATGTACGGTTTGCAGTAAGGCCTATGCTAGAAAGAAAACCCTTAGAGAACATATGAGAATTCACAATAATGATAGGAGATTCAAGTGTGGGGTCTGTGCGTTAGCCTTCGTCCAGAAATGCAGTTTGAAAAGTCATATGCTGTCAAATCATGGGATAACTTTGGCTGAATATGAGAATTCTAGGACTGAAAATAGTCCAtag
- the LOC113505468 gene encoding zinc finger protein 208-like: protein METVGVCRCCLAEGLHKGLHTSYTWLDKKEIYSDMLQECFNIIVTPSADNMGICDACIKTLRSSFSFKQQVLAVEEDLFKKLQDLGQKDEKVVEIKVEPKQDSGDESDDYFLADAVREASIEKIKTEEKELPVKKKSDVKKSRTKAAVKKSTSGDAWKSGKIKTLVSRLATSINTCEMPEITPIKKKDTKNRKITIPKETFSSESKINLLWTGKAHHDKMKHRENLQTILKFSNATPFKNKSLLGYMCGYCDTSYPDPADLRIHTDADHKKERLNFKTNFDMTEYNVKLDVCDLICTLCDEKMDNLPILKEHLVTKHEKVIYNDIKDHILQFKLKKGEVYDCAMCPSTYETFKMLKQHMNKHYSNYTCSKCDTSFATKRSLNAHRTTHIEGSFKCDHCEKIFSSRAKKHYHEKMKHLGARNISNCPYCNQPFRSYYQRNQHLIKVHNSEAQYKCNVCSKSYILKSLLMYHIKKSHLMERNCQCTECGYRFFSKKALKAHMVKHTGERIYACEVCHKSYARKYTLREHMRIHNNDRRFKCDVCAMTFVQKCSLKSHLLSNHGISMAASDITSV from the exons atggAGACTGTCGGTGTTTGTCGCTGCTGCCTCGCGGAGGGCTTACACAAAGGGTTACACACTAGCTATACTTGGCTTGACAAGAAAGAGATTTATTCAGACATGCTACAAGAAtgctttaatattatt GTGACTCCCTCGGCAGACAATATGGGTATATGTGACGCATGCATCAAAACCCTCCGTAGTTCCTTCAGCTTCAAGCAACAAGTGCTGGCGGTGGAAGAAGACTTGTTCAAGAAGTTACAAGATTTAGGACAGAAAG ATGAGAAAGTGGTTGAAATCAAAGTGGAGCCAAAACAGGACAGTGGTGATGAATCTGATGACTACTTCCTGGCTGATGCAG TACGAGAAGCTTCGATAGAGAAAATCAAAACCGAGGAAAAGGAGTTACCCGTTAAAAAGAAGTCGGATGTTAAGAAAAGTCGAACGAAAGCCGCCGTGAAGAAGTCGACCTCGGGTGATGCGTGGAAGAGCGGGAAAATCAAAACTTTGGTGTCCAGACTCGCCACGTCTATCA ATACCTGCGAAATGCCAGAAATAACaccaataaagaaaaaagatacGAAAAATAGAAAGATAACGATCCCTAAAGAAACATTCTCATCGGAATCCAAAATCAACCTCCTTTGGACCGGCAAAGCACATCACGACAAGATGAAACACAGAGAGAACttacaaacaatattgaaattctCGAACGCAACCCCTTTTAAGAACAAATCCTTGCTCGGCTACATGTGCGGGTACTGCGACACCTCTTACCCAGATCCCGCGGATCTACGGATCCACACGGATGCGGATCACAAGAAAGAACGACTCAACTTCAAAACTAATTTCGATATGACCGAGTATAATGTGAAACTTGATGTCTGTGACCTCATCTGCACTCTATGCGACGAAAAAATGGACAATTTACCAATTTTAAAAGAACACCTAGTTACAAAACACGAAAAGGTTATCTACAATGATATTAAAGACCATATCTTGCAGTTTAAGTTGAAAAAAGGCGAGGTTTACGATTGTGCGATGTGCCCGTCGACgtatgaaacttttaaaatgttgaaacaacATATGAACAAACATTATTCGAATTATACATGTTCAAAATGTGATACATCGTTTGCAACGAAACGCTCACTGAACGCCCATCGAACAACACACATAGAAGGCAGTTTTAAATGTGATCATTGTGAGAAAATATTCTCGAGTCGAGCAAAGAAACATTATCATGAGAAAATGAAGCATTTAGGTGCTCGGAACATCTCAAACTGTCCGTACTGCAACCAGCCGTTCAGGAGTTATTACCAACGAAACCAGCATTTAATCAAAGTTCACAATTCGGAAGCTCAGTACAAATGTAATGTGTGCAGCAAGTCTTATATCCTCAAGAGTTTGTTGATGTATCATATAAAGAAGAGTCACTTGATGGAGAGGAATTGTCAGTGCACGGAGTGTGGTTACAGGTTTTTCAGTAAGAAGGCTTTGAAAGCGCATATGGTTAAGCATACCGGTGAGCGTATATACGCGTGCGAGGTCTGCCATAAGTCGTACGCTCGGAAGTACACGTTAAGAGAACATATGAGGATTCATAATAATGATAGGAGGTTCAAGTGTGATGTGTGCGCAATGACGTTTGTACAGAAATGCAGTTTGAAAAGTCATTTGCTGTCGAATCATGGGATTAGTATGGCTGCGTCGGATATAACGTCTGTTTGA